Proteins encoded together in one Chroicocephalus ridibundus chromosome 13, bChrRid1.1, whole genome shotgun sequence window:
- the LOC134522828 gene encoding NACHT, LRR and PYD domains-containing protein 1-like isoform X5, with product MAEPEDDSPGEFHVFIKTSTCSTRAVRVSLDDTVREVNAKLEAWDFFLSQEGGSLTYRRMCMEYDLALSRGRGRLIYNERYMKDDLTLRHYGIKPNCFLYHVELQGPGGTFRPRVSLQSGGGTLIAQSSLQSGGGTLIAQPSVRGGGGTLIAQSSLQSGGGTLIAQPSVRGGGGTLIPQSSGLALRELVPDEASTSAEVSYDFGQFHSSLNMDSPWKGNCQDCVREDLPEVTPRRIRDLLGHHTAYRARLPGAGIFRCSITGLGFEVKSAVTVTYRYDTWTTHLSKADQEMWMPAGPLFHIEVQPGVVQAVRLPHFICLAENVNTSLCSIAHFESGKMTLESPTRLMAFSAVLENPSFSALGVLWRKIRSAFCSLPVHSLVLIFQQLNAASTTLHLYLIPDDKSVKRAIEEQEVNWNSKLIPKPPPFRPLFLGRNYRVTSTKQAEITPEEHLPLCYKSPKKQQPFVEIYIADMGGGTRLRMTDTRDGTKVWKASLRSGDIDHSARVFKASSVTTTCCPAVFNILSQPNLSRATTLHHRLLHLVLLTKGQIQEDTQAPQPQVEADRPGLLRHKFGNFSFILFPCHACGITTLAYSLPKSTRRGGWQTKARTSHGATALN from the exons ATGGCGGAGCCCGAGGATGACAGCCCCGGCGAGTTCCACGTCTTCATTAAGACTTCGACATGCAGCACACGCGCGGTGAGAGTGTCTCTGGATGACACCGTGCGGGAGGTTAACGCTAAGCTGGAAGCGTGGGACTTCTTCCTGAGCCAGGAAGGGGGAAGTCTGACCTACCGTAGGATGTGCATGGAGTACGACCTGGCCCTGAGCCGCGGAAGGGGAAGGCTGATCTACAATGAGAGATACATGAAGGACGACCTGACCCTGCGACACTATGGAATCAAACCCAACTGCTTTTTGTACCATGTCGAAT TGCAAGGTCCTGGTGGAACTTTCAGACCTCGAGTTTCAC tTCAAAGTGGTGGTGGAACTTTAATAGCTCAGTCTTCAC tTCAAAGTGGTGGTGGAACTTTAATAGCTCAGCCTTCAG tTCGAGGTGGTGGTGGAACTTTAATAGCTCAGTCTTCAC tTCAAAGTGGTGGTGGAACTTTAATAGCTCAGCCTTCAG tTCGAGGTGGTGGTGGAACTTTAATACCTCAGTCTTCAG GCTTAGCCCTAAGGGAGCTGGTGCCAGACGAGGCCTCGACGAGCGCGGAG GTGAGCTATGATTTTGGACAATTCCATAGCAGTCTAAACATGGACTCACCATGGAAGGGAAACTGCCAGGACTGCGTGAGGGAG GATCTTCCAGAAGTGACACCGAGGAGAATCCGTGACTTGCTGGGACACCACACTGCGTACCG agcTCGCCTCCCTGGTGCAGGCATCTTCCGGTGCTCCATCACAGGCCTCGGCTTCGAGGTGAAGTCGGCAGTGACCGTCACCTACAGATACGACACCTGGACCACGCACCTGAGCAAGGCTGACCAGGAAATGTGGATGCCTGCCGGACCCCTCTTCCACATCGAGGTGCAGCCCGGGGTTGTGCAGGCAGTGCGTCTCCCCCACTTCATCTGCCTGGCAG AAAACGTTAATACCAGCCTGTGCTCCATTGCCCACTTTGAGTCTGGGAAGATGACCCTGGAGAGTCCGACCAGACTGATGGCTTTCTCTGCTGTCCTGGAGAATCCCAGCTTCTCAGCGCTCGGGGTGCTTTGGAGGAAGATACGTTCAGCCTTCTGTTCACTCCCTGTGCACTCTTTGGTGTTGATCTTCCAGCAGCTCAATGCTGCAAGTACAACTCTTCACCTCTACCTGATCCCAGATGACAAGTCCGTGAAGCGG GCCATTGAAGAACAAGAAGTGAATTGGAATTCAAAGCTTATTCCCAAGCCTCCTCCATTCAGACCTCTGTTCTTGGGCCGCAATTACCGTGTGACCAGTACAAAGCAGGCAGAGATAACACCTGAA GAACACTTGCCACTTTGCTACAAGAGTCCAAAGAAACAGCAGCCCTTTGTCGAGATTTACATTGCGGACATGGGAGGGGGAACTAGGCTCCGCATGACAGACACGCGCGATGGCACTAAGGTCTGGAAGGCATCACTGAGGTCAG gtgaTATTGACCACTCTGCCCGTGTCTTCAAGGCCTCGTCAG TGACAACAACCTGCTGCCCAGCGGTTTTCAACATATTGTCCCAGCCGAATCTCTCCAGGGCCACAACACTTCATCATCGCCTCTTGCATCTCGTCTTGCTGACAAAAGGCCAGATCCAAGAGGACACCCAGGCACCTCAGCCACAGGTTGAAGCAGATAGGCCTGGCTTGCTTAGACACAAATTTGGAAATTTcagctttattctttttccttgccACGCGTGTGGAATCACCACGCTGGCCTACAGCCTGCCCAAGAGTACCAGGAGAGGGGGGTGGCAGACAAAAGCAAGGACAAGTCACGGGGCAACAGCTCTCAACTGA
- the LOC134522828 gene encoding NACHT, LRR and PYD domains-containing protein 1-like isoform X4, producing MAEPEDDSPGEFHVFIKTSTCSTRAVRVSLDDTVREVNAKLEAWDFFLSQEGGSLTYRRMCMEYDLALSRGRGRLIYNERYMKDDLTLRHYGIKPNCFLYHVELQGPGGTFRPRVSLQSGGGTLIAQSSLQSGGGTLIAQPSVQGPGGTFRPPVSLQGPGGTFRPRVSLQGSGGTFRPQFSFRGGGGTLIPQSSGLALRELVPDEASTSAEVSYDFGQFHSSLNMDSPWKGNCQDCVREDLPEVTPRRIRDLLGHHTAYRARLPGAGIFRCSITGLGFEVKSAVTVTYRYDTWTTHLSKADQEMWMPAGPLFHIEVQPGVVQAVRLPHFICLAENVNTSLCSIAHFESGKMTLESPTRLMAFSAVLENPSFSALGVLWRKIRSAFCSLPVHSLVLIFQQLNAASTTLHLYLIPDDKSVKRAIEEQEVNWNSKLIPKPPPFRPLFLGRNYRVTSTKQAEITPEEHLPLCYKSPKKQQPFVEIYIADMGGGTRLRMTDTRDGTKVWKASLRSGDIDHSARVFKASSVTTTCCPAVFNILSQPNLSRATTLHHRLLHLVLLTKGQIQEDTQAPQPQVEADRPGLLRHKFGNFSFILFPCHACGITTLAYSLPKSTRRGGWQTKARTSHGATALN from the exons ATGGCGGAGCCCGAGGATGACAGCCCCGGCGAGTTCCACGTCTTCATTAAGACTTCGACATGCAGCACACGCGCGGTGAGAGTGTCTCTGGATGACACCGTGCGGGAGGTTAACGCTAAGCTGGAAGCGTGGGACTTCTTCCTGAGCCAGGAAGGGGGAAGTCTGACCTACCGTAGGATGTGCATGGAGTACGACCTGGCCCTGAGCCGCGGAAGGGGAAGGCTGATCTACAATGAGAGATACATGAAGGACGACCTGACCCTGCGACACTATGGAATCAAACCCAACTGCTTTTTGTACCATGTCGAAT TGCAAGGTCCTGGTGGAACTTTCAGACCTCGAGTTTCAC tTCAAAGTGGTGGTGGAACTTTAATAGCTCAGTCTTCAC tTCAAAGTGGTGGTGGAACTTTAATAGCTCAGCCTTCAG TGCAAGGTCCTGGTGGAACTTTCAGACCTCCAGTTTCAC TGCAAGGTCCTGGTGGAACTTTCAGACCTCGAGTTTCAC TGCAAGGTTCTGGTGGAACTTTCAGACCTCAATTTTCAT tTCGAGGTGGTGGTGGAACTTTAATACCTCAGTCTTCAG GCTTAGCCCTAAGGGAGCTGGTGCCAGACGAGGCCTCGACGAGCGCGGAG GTGAGCTATGATTTTGGACAATTCCATAGCAGTCTAAACATGGACTCACCATGGAAGGGAAACTGCCAGGACTGCGTGAGGGAG GATCTTCCAGAAGTGACACCGAGGAGAATCCGTGACTTGCTGGGACACCACACTGCGTACCG agcTCGCCTCCCTGGTGCAGGCATCTTCCGGTGCTCCATCACAGGCCTCGGCTTCGAGGTGAAGTCGGCAGTGACCGTCACCTACAGATACGACACCTGGACCACGCACCTGAGCAAGGCTGACCAGGAAATGTGGATGCCTGCCGGACCCCTCTTCCACATCGAGGTGCAGCCCGGGGTTGTGCAGGCAGTGCGTCTCCCCCACTTCATCTGCCTGGCAG AAAACGTTAATACCAGCCTGTGCTCCATTGCCCACTTTGAGTCTGGGAAGATGACCCTGGAGAGTCCGACCAGACTGATGGCTTTCTCTGCTGTCCTGGAGAATCCCAGCTTCTCAGCGCTCGGGGTGCTTTGGAGGAAGATACGTTCAGCCTTCTGTTCACTCCCTGTGCACTCTTTGGTGTTGATCTTCCAGCAGCTCAATGCTGCAAGTACAACTCTTCACCTCTACCTGATCCCAGATGACAAGTCCGTGAAGCGG GCCATTGAAGAACAAGAAGTGAATTGGAATTCAAAGCTTATTCCCAAGCCTCCTCCATTCAGACCTCTGTTCTTGGGCCGCAATTACCGTGTGACCAGTACAAAGCAGGCAGAGATAACACCTGAA GAACACTTGCCACTTTGCTACAAGAGTCCAAAGAAACAGCAGCCCTTTGTCGAGATTTACATTGCGGACATGGGAGGGGGAACTAGGCTCCGCATGACAGACACGCGCGATGGCACTAAGGTCTGGAAGGCATCACTGAGGTCAG gtgaTATTGACCACTCTGCCCGTGTCTTCAAGGCCTCGTCAG TGACAACAACCTGCTGCCCAGCGGTTTTCAACATATTGTCCCAGCCGAATCTCTCCAGGGCCACAACACTTCATCATCGCCTCTTGCATCTCGTCTTGCTGACAAAAGGCCAGATCCAAGAGGACACCCAGGCACCTCAGCCACAGGTTGAAGCAGATAGGCCTGGCTTGCTTAGACACAAATTTGGAAATTTcagctttattctttttccttgccACGCGTGTGGAATCACCACGCTGGCCTACAGCCTGCCCAAGAGTACCAGGAGAGGGGGGTGGCAGACAAAAGCAAGGACAAGTCACGGGGCAACAGCTCTCAACTGA
- the LOC134522828 gene encoding NACHT, LRR and PYD domains-containing protein 1-like isoform X8 gives MAEPEDDSPGEFHVFIKTSTCSTRAVRVSLDDTVREVNAKLEAWDFFLSQEGGSLTYRRMCMEYDLALSRGRGRLIYNERYMKDDLTLRHYGIKPNCFLYHVELQGPGGTFRPRVSLQSGGGTLIAQSSLQSGGGTLIAQPSVRGGGGTLIPQSSGLALRELVPDEASTSAEVSYDFGQFHSSLNMDSPWKGNCQDCVREDLPEVTPRRIRDLLGHHTAYRARLPGAGIFRCSITGLGFEVKSAVTVTYRYDTWTTHLSKADQEMWMPAGPLFHIEVQPGVVQAVRLPHFICLAENVNTSLCSIAHFESGKMTLESPTRLMAFSAVLENPSFSALGVLWRKIRSAFCSLPVHSLVLIFQQLNAASTTLHLYLIPDDKSVKRAIEEQEVNWNSKLIPKPPPFRPLFLGRNYRVTSTKQAEITPEEHLPLCYKSPKKQQPFVEIYIADMGGGTRLRMTDTRDGTKVWKASLRSGDIDHSARVFKASSVTTTCCPAVFNILSQPNLSRATTLHHRLLHLVLLTKGQIQEDTQAPQPQVEADRPGLLRHKFGNFSFILFPCHACGITTLAYSLPKSTRRGGWQTKARTSHGATALN, from the exons ATGGCGGAGCCCGAGGATGACAGCCCCGGCGAGTTCCACGTCTTCATTAAGACTTCGACATGCAGCACACGCGCGGTGAGAGTGTCTCTGGATGACACCGTGCGGGAGGTTAACGCTAAGCTGGAAGCGTGGGACTTCTTCCTGAGCCAGGAAGGGGGAAGTCTGACCTACCGTAGGATGTGCATGGAGTACGACCTGGCCCTGAGCCGCGGAAGGGGAAGGCTGATCTACAATGAGAGATACATGAAGGACGACCTGACCCTGCGACACTATGGAATCAAACCCAACTGCTTTTTGTACCATGTCGAAT TGCAAGGTCCTGGTGGAACTTTCAGACCTCGAGTTTCAC tTCAAAGTGGTGGTGGAACTTTAATAGCTCAGTCTTCAC tTCAAAGTGGTGGTGGAACTTTAATAGCTCAGCCTTCAG tTCGAGGTGGTGGTGGAACTTTAATACCTCAGTCTTCAG GCTTAGCCCTAAGGGAGCTGGTGCCAGACGAGGCCTCGACGAGCGCGGAG GTGAGCTATGATTTTGGACAATTCCATAGCAGTCTAAACATGGACTCACCATGGAAGGGAAACTGCCAGGACTGCGTGAGGGAG GATCTTCCAGAAGTGACACCGAGGAGAATCCGTGACTTGCTGGGACACCACACTGCGTACCG agcTCGCCTCCCTGGTGCAGGCATCTTCCGGTGCTCCATCACAGGCCTCGGCTTCGAGGTGAAGTCGGCAGTGACCGTCACCTACAGATACGACACCTGGACCACGCACCTGAGCAAGGCTGACCAGGAAATGTGGATGCCTGCCGGACCCCTCTTCCACATCGAGGTGCAGCCCGGGGTTGTGCAGGCAGTGCGTCTCCCCCACTTCATCTGCCTGGCAG AAAACGTTAATACCAGCCTGTGCTCCATTGCCCACTTTGAGTCTGGGAAGATGACCCTGGAGAGTCCGACCAGACTGATGGCTTTCTCTGCTGTCCTGGAGAATCCCAGCTTCTCAGCGCTCGGGGTGCTTTGGAGGAAGATACGTTCAGCCTTCTGTTCACTCCCTGTGCACTCTTTGGTGTTGATCTTCCAGCAGCTCAATGCTGCAAGTACAACTCTTCACCTCTACCTGATCCCAGATGACAAGTCCGTGAAGCGG GCCATTGAAGAACAAGAAGTGAATTGGAATTCAAAGCTTATTCCCAAGCCTCCTCCATTCAGACCTCTGTTCTTGGGCCGCAATTACCGTGTGACCAGTACAAAGCAGGCAGAGATAACACCTGAA GAACACTTGCCACTTTGCTACAAGAGTCCAAAGAAACAGCAGCCCTTTGTCGAGATTTACATTGCGGACATGGGAGGGGGAACTAGGCTCCGCATGACAGACACGCGCGATGGCACTAAGGTCTGGAAGGCATCACTGAGGTCAG gtgaTATTGACCACTCTGCCCGTGTCTTCAAGGCCTCGTCAG TGACAACAACCTGCTGCCCAGCGGTTTTCAACATATTGTCCCAGCCGAATCTCTCCAGGGCCACAACACTTCATCATCGCCTCTTGCATCTCGTCTTGCTGACAAAAGGCCAGATCCAAGAGGACACCCAGGCACCTCAGCCACAGGTTGAAGCAGATAGGCCTGGCTTGCTTAGACACAAATTTGGAAATTTcagctttattctttttccttgccACGCGTGTGGAATCACCACGCTGGCCTACAGCCTGCCCAAGAGTACCAGGAGAGGGGGGTGGCAGACAAAAGCAAGGACAAGTCACGGGGCAACAGCTCTCAACTGA